One region of Salvia miltiorrhiza cultivar Shanhuang (shh) chromosome 3, IMPLAD_Smil_shh, whole genome shotgun sequence genomic DNA includes:
- the LOC131018693 gene encoding uncharacterized protein LOC131018693: MTHRYCFEALDRSLRDIMRSSDRSGKPFGGLVVVLGGDFRQILPVIPKGSRHDIVHASISSSQLWNSCQVLKLTKNMRLQANASGSDAEETKEFAEWMLKIGDGTAGYSLGDGESVVALSEDILIRDATNPIAAIVDNTYNDVMNNAILAPTNEMVDTINNYVMSLMSSKERVYLSSDNICKEDGQVDLDEQETKLECWNDATHLNWWGRGISELMGRDAEGRSGGIICAWNKEVFTASSKWDIPGAVIINGKWISSNSNYCFINIYAPLVLSEKIVLWDALRTIARQNRNSCLCMLGDFNAIRKPGERVRRGESHSNVDMRLFDAFIRDSELTEIMTQGRKFTWYQANGGCKSRLDRMFVNDCWLREWSNSFGQILKRSISDHCPIVLSTKMADWDSKPFRFVNAWVSHPDFYQVVQKVWKETKVPGWACFVFKEKLKAVKLALKDWNKNSFGNIENNIKTLKEELQKLDILDDAFGLEEQEISKRNEIRANIMLQSKNKHSLLQQKAKVRWIKEGDLNSKFYHKAIVGRRKKNEIADLMIGDQWSEDPSEVKAEVLHFFGKFFRKRKRVLPVIPPNFVARRLSPEDKTWISRPFSEEEIKEAIWSCDGNKSPGPDGFNLNFWKVYWETIKDDFLQVMKEFHVNGRIPKGCNSSFIVLIPKKEGCSSLGDFRPISLVGSLYKVIAKVLAGRLSAVIDSIISENQSAFFGGRFILDGVVILNEVIAEAKKRGVGRLFFKIDFAKAYDSVEWDYMDLMLERMNFDQTWRKWIRGCLLSATTNVLYADDTIFILSDHESNAGAVKCILELFHLISGLRVNYDKCCLMGIGIEDEKLEQAAAVFQCAIGSLPFKYLGVNVGGKLKSVIDWNYLVDKVKKKIAGWNNLNLSMAGRVTLVKAVLQAIPTYQLSFAIIPKTTKSEGGLGFKNIEWFNHVLVVKWLWRFLEGGGRGRGPIWTKVIRSIYGDLVWGEAGLRLSSSSRFRGGWWSRIVEMRGKNMDNWFLGNCMRIIGDGQETKFWSHIWVGRKPLKDAFPRLFHLSVDKEVSIRESGNWVHGSWEWDLKWRRELREREGEAVTDLLSMLAVCAPSAGNKDRWSWSAAASGEFTTKSAYDTLKASKNATLAPPSNLKQLAMVWNSKAPHKAIMTTWRVIRNRIPTCDNLRKRKVDIGEEDSKCNACKLHTESVNHFFLQCPKADEVWNEIQLWMGISTVRTNSIGEFLCSFVGLGSGKRLDKLMKSLWVCSIWTMWKRRNESRFEGKVWDSRSTISEIKVRLWCWNKIYEIVNKELNLSSWCENNLLTALV; the protein is encoded by the exons ATGACACATAGATACTGTTTTGAAGCGCTTGATAGAAGCCTAAGGGATATTATGAGATCTTCCGATAGGTCTGGAAAACCTTTTGGAGGTTTGGTGGTTGTTTTAGGAGGCGACTTTCGACAGATACTTCCAGTGATCCCTAAGGGAAGTCGGCATGACATCGTGCATGCCTCTATAAGTTCATCTCAACTTTGGAATTCGTGTCAAGTTCTCAAGTTAACTAAGAACATGAGATTACAG GCAAATGCTTCTGGTTCGGATGCAGAAGAAACCAAAGAATTTGCAGAGTGGATGCTTAAAATAGGTGACGGTACAGCCGGATATAGTCTTGGTGATGGAGAATCTGTTGTGGCATTATCAGAAGATATCCTTATACGCGATGCAACAAATCCTATTGCAGCTATAGTGGATAATACATATAATGACGTCATGAATAATGCTATCTTGGCCCCcaccaatgagatggttgatacgATCAATAATTACGTCATGTCTCTGATGTCTAGCAAGGAAAGGGTTTACCTAAGTTCAGACAATATttgcaaagaagatggacaaGTGGACCTTGATGAACAA GAAACCAAATTGGAGTGTTGGAACGACGCAACTCACCTTAATTGGTGGGGAAGAGGAATTTCTGAGCTAATGGGAAGAGATGCGGAAGGCCGATCCGGGGGCATTATTTGCGCCTGGAACAAAGAGGTTTTTACAGCTTCTAGTAAATGGGATATTCCGGGAGCAGTGATTATCAATGGCAAGTGGATTTCAAGCAACTCCAACTACTGTTTCATTAACATTTATGCGCCGTTGGTCCTCTCGGAGAAAATTGTGCTGTGGGATGCTCTCAGGACTATTGCAAGGCAGAATAGAAACTCGTGCCTCTGTATGCTGGGTGACTTTAATGCGATTCGTAAGCCGGGAGAAAGAGTTAGGAGGGGTGAGAGTCATAGTAACGTGGATATGAGATTGTTTGATGCTTTTATTAGAGACAGTGAGTTGACTGAGATCATGACTCAGGGAAGGAAATTTACCTGGTACCAAGCTAACGGGGGCTGCAAAAGCAGGCTCGACAGAATGTTTGTTAACGACTGTTGGCTTAGAGAATGGTCGAATTCGTTTGGGCAAATTCTTAAGAGATCTATCTCTGACCATTGCCCGATTGTTCTTTCTACTAAGATGGCGGACTGGGACTCGAAGCCATTCCGTTTTGTGAATGCCTGGGTGTCACACCCGGACTTTTACCAAGTGGTTCAGAAGGTTTGGAAGGAGACGAAGGTCCCTGGTTGGGCTTGCTTTGTTTTCAAGGAAAAACTCAAAGCGGTGAAGTTAGCTTTGAAGGATTGGAATAAAAATTCATTTGGGAATATTGAGAACAATATCAAAACACTAAAAGAGGAACTTCAAAAGCTGGACATCCTTGACGACGCTTTCGGTCTTGAAGAGCAGGAAATCTCCAAGAGGAATGAGATCAGAGCCAATATTATGCTTCAGTCAAAGAACAAGCATAGTCTCCTACAACAAAAAGCGAAAGTTAGATGGATCAAAGAAGGGGACTTGAACTCGAAATTTTATCATAAAGCCATCGTtgggaggaggaagaagaatgAGATCGCCGATTTGATGATTGGTGATCAGTGGTCTGAAGACCCTTCAGAAGTCAAGGCTGAAGTGTTGCATTTCTTTGGGAAGTTCTTCAGAAAGAGGAAGAGGGTGCTACCGGTCATTCCTCCAAACTTTGTAGCACGTCGGCTGTCTCCCGAAGATAAAACGTGGATCTCAAGACCTTTCTCGGAGGAAGAAATCAAAGAAGCGATATGGAGCTGCGATGGAAATAAGAGCCCGGGTCCGGATGGGTTCAACCTGAACTTTTGGAAAGTGTATTGGGAGACGATTAAAGATGATTTTCTCCAGGTCATGAAGGAGTTTCATGTGAACGGCAGAATTCCCAAGGGGTGTAATTCCTCATTTATCGTTCTTATTCCAAAAAAGGAGGGATGCAGTTCGCTGGGGGATTTTCGGCCAATTTCTTTGGTTGGCAGTTTGTATAAAGTTATAGCAAAGGTTTTGGCTGGCAGACTTAGTGCTGTGATTGACTCAATTATCTCAGAAAATCAGAGTGCGTTTTTTGGAGGGAGATTTATTCTTGATGGAGTGGTTATTTTAAACGAGGTCATTGCTGAAGCAAAGAAAAGAGGGGTGGGAAGATTATTTTTTAAGATTGACTTCGCTAAAGCTTATGATTCGGTTGAATGGGACTACATGGACCTGATGTTAGAAAGAATGAACTTTGATCAAACTTGGAGGAAATGGATCAGGGGATGTCTCTTGTCAGCAACAACAAATGTGCTG TATGCAGACGATACAATATTCATTTTGTCGGATCATGAAAGCAATGCAGGAGCGGTAAAGTGCATCTTGGAACTGTTTCATCTGATCTCGGGGCTTAGGGTTAATTATGATAAATGTTGTTTGATGGGAATTGGGATTGAGGATGAAAAACTGGAGCAGGCTGCGGCGGTTTTTCAATGTGCAATCGGTTCTTTACCTTTCAAGTATCTTGGGGTCAATGTTGGAGGTAAGCTTAAGAGTGTGATCGACTGGAATTACTTGGTTGATAAAGTCAAGAAGAAAATTGCCGGATGGAACAACTTGAATCTTTCGATGGCTGGTAGAGTTACCTTGGTTAAGGCAGTCTTGCAAGCAATACCAACCTATCAGCTCTCCTTTGCTATCATTCCAAAGACAACG AAATCTGAAGGGGGCCTtggttttaaaaatattgaatggtTTAATCATGTGTTGGTGGTTAAGTGGCTCTGGAGATTTCTTGAAGGGGGTGGGAGAGGGAGGGGACCGATTTGGACAAAAGTTATTAGATCAATCTATGGGGACTTAGTCTGGGGTGAGGCGGGGTTGAGGCTTTCGAGTTCTTCGAGATTTAGGGGTGGCTGGTGGTCTAGAATTGTCGAAATGAGGGGGAAGAATATGGATAATTGGTTCTTGGGGAATTGTATGAGGATCATTGGAGATGGCCAAGAGACTAAATTCTGGTCTCATATTTGGGTTGGGAGAAAACCACTCAAGGATGCATTCCCAAGACTCTTTCATCTTAGTGTGGACAAGGAAGTTAGTATTAGAGAGTCGGGGAATTGGGTTCATGGAAGTTGGGAATGGGACCTAAAATGGAGAAGGGAGCTTcgggagagagagggggaggctGTTACTGATCTCCTTTCCATGTTAGCTGTTTGCGCTCCAAGTGCAGGTAACAAAGATAGATGGAGTTGGAGTGCAGCGGCTTCGGGCGAGTTCACTACAAAATCTGCCTATGATACTCTTAAGGCGAGTAAAAATGCAACTCTTGCGCCACCATCAAATCTAAAGCAGTTAGCAATGGTTTGGAACAGCAAAGCGCCCCACAAGGCAATTATGACGACATGGAGGGTGATTAGGAACAGAATACCGACCTGTGACAACTTGAGAAAGAGGAAAGTTGACATCGGAGAAGAGGATTCCAAATGCAATGCATGCAAGCTCCATACAGAATCGGTAAACCACTTTTTCCTGCAATGTCCGAAGGCAGACGAGGTTTGGAATGAGATACAACTGTGGATGGGAATCAGCACAGTTAGAACTAATTCGATTGGTGAATTCTTATGCTCGTTTGTGGGTCTTGGTTCCGGGAAGAGGTTGGATAAGTTGATGAAGTCCCTGTGGGTTTGCTCCATCTGGACAATGTGGAAAAGAAGGAATGAAAGTAGATTCGAAGGAAAAGTTTGGGATTCTCGGAGTACCATTTCAGAGATTAAGGTACGTTTGTGGTGCTGGAACAAGATTTACGAGATTGTAAACAAGGAGTTGAATCTTTCCTCCTGGTGTGAAAATAACTTGCTCACTGCTCTCGTGTAA
- the LOC131016421 gene encoding wound-induced protein 1, whose translation MESKTINSAASSPQDSAIADVRRLYKAVASGGAGEIPGVMIAGDLEWWFHGPQKCHYMMKKLTGESSGRDFEFEPRNIDIVDDLVIVEGWEGAEVYWVHVWTLKDGVITQFREYFNTWLTVRDVRPLSCSGGGAAPLWQSHPQDLPERSLPGLMLAI comes from the coding sequence ATGGAATCCAAAACCATCAACTCTGCAGCCTCATCACCGCAGGACTCGGCCATCGCCGACGTCCGCCGCCTTTACAAAGCCGTGGCGAGCGGCGGCGCAGGAGAAATCCCCGGTGTGATGATCGCCGGCGACCTAGAATGGTGGTTCCACGGGCCGCAGAAGTGCCATTACATGATGAAGAAGCTGACCGGAGAATCCTCCGGGCGGGATTTCGAGTTCGAGCCTCGAAACATCGACATCGTCGACGATCTCGTAATCGTGGAGGGCTGGGAGGGGGCAGAGGTTTACTGGGTGCACGTGTGGACGCTCAAAGATGGGGTCATCACTCAGTTTAGAGAATACTTCAATACTTGGCTGACCGTCAGGGATGTGCGGCCGCTCAGCTgctccggcggcggcgccgctccTCTCTGGCAGAGCCACCCTCAAGATTTGCCTGAACGCTCGCTTCCCGGCCTCATGCTTGCCATTTAG